One window of the Babesia microti strain RI chromosome IV, complete genome genome contains the following:
- a CDS encoding Vacuolar protein sorting-associated protein 26 (overlaps_old_locusTagID:BBM_III06805) has product MLSAFFGSGCTLEIDLISVPNRPKISVEIDGKDEMLCIFSNGEDVCGNAFVKLNNGKKFEHNGIKVELVGQIECLNDRAYSYDFFSIAKDMEPPGVLIEDKKYSWKFSSSDMPHESYYGVNVKLHYFVRLSVAKPYASSVSEEMPFIVQNLSLPPSINNTIKMEVGIEDYLQMEFEYDKAIYHLKDAIVGKVYFLLVAINIKYMEISILRVENVSIGRSNITETIFHNNFEIMDGSPIKGECIPVRLYLAGLNLSPSYKNVQNKFTVQHYINLALVDDEGKRYFKKQEIKLWRKEFG; this is encoded by the exons ATG TTGTCCGCATTCTTTGGAAGCGGTTGCacattggaaattgatCTAATCTCTGTCCCAAACCGACCCAAGATCTCCGTTGAGATAGATGGAAAGGACGAGATGTTGTGTATATTTTCA AACGGAGAGGATGTCTGTGGCAATGCATTCGTCAAACTTAATAACGGTAAAAAATTCGAACATAATGGCATCAAAGTGGAATTGGTGGGCCAAATAG AATGTCTAAATGACCGTGCATATTCGTATGACTTTTTTTCAATTGCTAAGGACATGGAACCTCCTG GTGTGCTGATTGAGGACAAGAAATACTCTTGGAAATTCTCTTCCTCAGACATGCCGCATGAATCCTACTATGGAGTAAACGTTAAGCTTCATTACTTTGTCAGATTATCGGTAGCCAAACCATATGCGAG TTCTGTGTCGGAAGAGATGCCttttattgtacaaaatttatcctTACCTCCCTCCATTAACAATACAATTAAGATGGAG GTTGGCATAGAAgattatttgcaaatggAATTTGAGTATGATAAAGCTATTTACCACCTGAAGGACGCGATTGTTGGAAAG GTATACTTTCTATTAGTGGCTATCAACATAAAATACATGGAAATATCAATTCTGAGGGTTGAAAATGTATCCATAG GAAGGAGCAATATCACTGAGACCATATTCCACAACAACTTTGAAATTATGGATGGTTCACCTATAAAAG GAGAATGCATCCCAGTTAGGCTCTATTTGGCTGGCTTAAATTTATCGCCATCGTATAAAAATGTCCAAAACAAGTTCACCGTACAAcactatataaatttggcTCTGGTGGACGATGAGGGAAAGAG atattttaagAAGCAAGAAATTAAATTGTGGAGAAAAGAATTTGGTTGA
- a CDS encoding conserved Plasmodium protein, unknown function (overlaps_old_locusTagID:BBM_III06810) has protein sequence MDEFKRFNIMQSLLETLDKMVAGSFIRKELKDLICREALKATACEFIGNNISSTEMNFTGNLSYYKFNQSHWVFYTKDPIIECTDEISLKNSRESSNPITPRVHSYKGHLKLVALTPEQIGIKDSHHP, from the exons ATGGACGAGTTTAAGCGGTTCAACATAATGCAATCTCTTCTGGAAACGTTGGACAAAATGGTGGCAGGGTCTTTTATCCGCAAGGAATTGAAGGATCTAATTTGTCGGGAAGCTTTGAAg gCCACTGCATGCGAATTTATTGGCAACAACATTAGCTCTACAGAAATGAATTTTACAGGCAATTTGAGTTACTATAAATTTAACCAATCGCACTGGGTTTTCTACACTAAAGACCCTATCATTGAATGTACAGATGAAATATCACTCAAAAATTCTAGGGAATCCTCAAATCCCATAACTCCGAGAGTTCATTCCTACAAAGGACACCTAAAATTGGTGGCCCTAACTCCTGAACAGATAGGCATCAAAGACTCACATCATccataa
- a CDS encoding hypothetical protein (overlaps_old_locusTagID:BBM_III06800): MASQPGANVYTTWAEQILASSVRNNKFHMHDQRNEIPVNELKDFLSKILIEANTNIMHSRFKAAITQLYHNFAKKHNHHYNNDDLNYAKQCWIHFPVEMWFIIFKASHKIQSIVELTSYVRKLTLKERLNLIFTIYNLIPNQLKQEDDVPQIHDSTGRAQSNESFGFIIKVFEHTKISIKKRKIKHKGFKLCIVKWANDRKVNSTNEPLRSNGLIKCKTSIWSLNRDLSKNTIMKANLIIECLIFLCELARGFDDLPIISYNRISIDKIPIYKRSNGPLFRVRLTIVQYEKWNLNFCFADLNLTFLISMKKASLKQIGNMSELNNLKWLEEYKQCFHVKQNYMHDEVHPLLSCVYLFKDINFSHIYKSYALDNSNIILPHRPQFPLISSIINISKCCLSRRNVNTLDIKDIPSIGSSEQQMNITNIYSDILYTIDLLFEQSQSNIQFPANTILPSINTILEWTLVLVLSTVYDSTLLYNVIIRLTLFGMELTPLNNLDGVLPNFTCDYLKFGFDPAELDICHLDTQLLLIHKLTSKSHKLSNLEYILTDINKLVGNNINPAAIGAKMKCLEKIMKFILCNLKMGYQVYLSDYEYIKQLIDCEINYGNLVSVDLLVTLSLAEMINTRYYSSLNYVKLALWRNELDTNCWRIIFTLKRINKQQNHHHLVRICNEGIRKRVFKGNRIKFHSGQRVRAIYALRYTTNIDLTQLPVESLSIVLMKTFKLAIHLEGKLLDCDWWFPWEMHIAKSIKAQNAVHNIQYDVLINGKISNLTNKYKNSKRSNDKILEILLQNLFKNDISGINDTLWVLSDIEFPLCKNEKVYELFIVLWALCHAGYAMAVIDLIGLNTKGDPHSSYLALYAQLCLTKNVYESKLFGRVRNVRKKYLSFHKLTRLEARLHLAAGEFIKAKRLFFRAKKGYFMGAKSGKCDEKLLSTLVDNICFSHSITSTDILCENYCRKRLKYQALYL; the protein is encoded by the coding sequence ATGGCTTCACAGCCAGGTGCCAATGTATACACAACCTGGGCAGAACAGATCCTAGCATCATCAGTTAGGAATAATAAATTCCATATGCATGATCAGCGTAATGAAATTCCTGTTAATGAATTAAAGGACTTTCTTTCGAAAATTTTGATCGAAGCAAACACAAATATAATGCATTCACGCTTCAAAGCCGCAATAACACAACTCTACCACAATTTCGCTAAAAAACACAATCACcattataataatgatgaCCTAAACTACGCAAAACAATGTTGGATACATTTCCCCGTGGAAATGTGGttcattatatttaaagCCAGCCACAAAATACAGTCCATAGTGGAGCTCACAAGTTATGTAAGGAAACTAACCCTTAAGGAACgtttaaatttgatttttacaatatataatctcATTCCCAATCAGCTCAAACAAGAAGATGATGTGCCACAAATTCACGATTCAACTGGACGGGCACAATCGAATGAATCCTTTGGATTCATCATTAAGGTGTTTGAACACACTAAAATTAGCATTAAAAAGcgtaaaattaaacacaAAGGATTTAAATTGTGTATTGTCAAATGGGCTAATGATCGCAAAGTAAATAGTACAAATGAACCTTTGCGTTCCAATGGATTGATTAAGTGTAAAACATCAATATGGAGCTTAAATAGGGATTTGagtaaaaatacaataatgAAAGCCAATCTAATCATTGAATGTCTAATTTTTCTGTGCGAATTGGCAAGGGGATTCGATGATTTGCCGATAATTTCATACAATCGAATATCAATAGATAAAATACCTATATACAAAAGGTCAAATGGACCACTATTTCGAGTAAGATTGacaattgtacaatatgaaaaatggaatttaaatttttgtttcGCCGACTTAAATCTGACCTTTTTGATCTCAATGAAAAAGGCATCACTCAAACAAATTGGAAATATGAGCGAacttaataatttaaagtGGTTAGAGGAGTATAAACAATGCTTTCATGTCAAGCAAAACTATATGCATGACGAGGTACATCCGCTACTATCgtgtgtatatttatttaaagaTATAAACTTCTCGCATATATACAAGAGCTATGCTCTGGACAATAGCAACATTATCCTACCACACCGGCCTCAATTTCCCCTAATTAGTTCCATAATAAACATATCAAAGTGTTGTTTATCCCGACGAAATGTTAATACTTTGGACATTAAGGACATCCCCTCCATTGGATCGTCCGAACAGCAAATGAATATCACCAACATATACAGCGATATATTGTACACAATAGACCTATTGTTTGAACAGTCGCaatcaaatatacaatttccGGCTAACACTATATTGCCTTCAATTAATACAATTCTAGAGTGGACTTTGGTACTAGTTTTGTCCACGGTATACGATTCCACGCTTCTATATAACGTTATTATCAGATTGACATTGTTTGGTATGGAACTAACTCCattgaataatttagatgGTGTATTGCCAAACTTTACATGTGATTACTTAAAATTTGGATTCGATCCCGCAGAATTGGACATATGTCACCTAGATACTCAATTGTTGCTCATACATAAATTGACCAGTAAATCACACAAactttcaaatttggaatatatACTTACTgacataaataaattagttGGTAACAATATTAATCCTGCGGCTATAGGAGCGAAGATGAAGTGCCTAGAAAAGATCATGAAGTTCATACTATGCAACCTAAAGATGGGATACCAAGTTTATCTATCAGACTACGAGtatataaaacaattaatagattgtgaaattaattatggAAATTTGGTGAGCGTTGACCTACTTGTGACTTTGTCACTTGCCGAAATGATTAATACTAGGTATTACTCATCTCTCAATTATGTCAAATTGGCATTGTGGCGGAATGAATTAGATACAAATTGTTGGAGGATCATTTTCACACTAAAGCGCATAAATAAACAACAAAATCACCATCATCTTGTTAGAATTTGCAATGAAGGCATAAGAAAGCGGGTGTTTAAAGGTAACCgaataaaatttcattcGGGACAACGCGTCCGGGCGATATATGCACTCCGATATACTACTAATATCGACCTAACACAATTACCTGTTGAATCATTATCAATTGTGTTGATGAAAACATTCAAATTAGCCATACATTTGGAAGGTAAACTATTGGATTGTGACTGGTGGTTCCCTTGGGAAATGCACATTGCTAAAAGCATCAAAGCACAAAATGCAGTTCATAACATACAATATGATGTGTTAAtaaatggtaaaatttccaaTCTAACTAACAAATACAAAAACAGCAAACGAtcaaatgataaaatattggaaattttactccaaaatttgtttaaaaatgacataAGTGGTATAAACGATACCCTATGGGTACTATCTGATATTGAATTTCcattgtgtaaaaatgaaaagGTTTACGAATTATTCATCGTTTTGTGGGCCCTGTGTCATGCCGGCTATGCAATGGCAGTGATTGATTTGATTGGCTTAAATACCAAAGGCGATCCGCATTCATCGTACCTGGCCTTATATGCCCAATTGTGTCTGACAAAGAATGTATACGaaagtaaattatttgggAGGGTGCGTAATGTAAGAAAGAAATATCTGAGTTTCCATAAGTTGACTAGGCTAGAGGCTAGGTTGCATCTTGCTGCCGGGGAGTTTATTAAGGCTAAAAGACTGTTTTTTAGGGCAAAGAAGGGTTATTTTATGGGTGCTAAAAGCGGGAAATgtgatgaaaaattgttgtcTACCCTAGTAGATAACATTTGCTTTAGTCATTCCATCACATCCACAGATATTCTGTGTGAGAATTATTGTAGAAAGCGTCTAAAATATCAAGcgttatatttataa